In the genome of Croceimicrobium hydrocarbonivorans, one region contains:
- a CDS encoding fibronectin type III domain-containing protein produces MKRLLLTLTLVGLWQLGYAQCPPSSPLVTPYTENFDSETAGYQATFGNCYIGTQSSNPRWEYETSGTANSTGTGPLNDVSGSGLYAYLETSGGAQGDTAGLITPAIDLVGLTNPELRFMYHMFGATIGQLDVYVNDGTGWTLESSIVGQQQTAEGDCWLPSSVSLASYFGDTVRIKFVGERGSSFTGDISIDEIEVDNELNCAIPLNLTWVSSTPTTATITFDAVANATSGYNIYVGAPGFDPATVTPTNYTSNNITLTGLAAASNYEVYVESDCGTNGVSGTLCKGLLFQTTCVPFNTFYSRDFDSDAAGDPAQCWAQYSSYNPASSWAEVVTIPTFNSPQAYSGTNVLELYSASGGTPADTLMAISPEFSDMTSNARQIKFQVAAQTGTNTLMIGTTNSQNPGAPISWIDTLSNLTSSWQLVILPLNAATGYNGSDKYIVFRHGLENTFSDVYIDDFVYEAIPACPQLTNISQTNVGITTTTFSYNSNGNPVQYEWGPVGYTQGTGTVGTLPAGTGTINGLSSASCYDVYLRTDCTGGGNGTSIWSGPFTVCTLCTTQSLPYSENFDIGLGCFVVTDGGNTTDTWIHATSSNTTTTTTGTALDASPGWIEADSDNAGSGAITMDENITSAYIDAGSITGTLYLEFDQFYQHLGSNAEVEIWDGNAWVNVLTQNSTNVGAWGNPDHQKIDITAYANDSLQVRFVYKDNGVWAWWWVIDNVLVQEELCARSTNFTAAFVTADSVGLAWTPGAGSNFGIEYGPAGFTPGSGTLTSTSNSSITITGLSPQTSYDFYLIDTCSGSIASLPVFLNVATACAISTPAVLPLTEDFENYSQGPTFNGTTEYLCNPSYYWSLNPSSGNGRFRLQAGSTYYRSGLQALTADHDPFVSTPETNSMVMTVDLSNYTTANGIELSFYWMRHTTTSRPGNKVYARGSASDPWVELASLNNSLSGGFDSIIGMDIVAPLGLVGQTVSATTQIRFDQEGQNGSSFSNTCCDGYTLEDITLEAVACPLPGGLNVSGVFDTTATLNWAGASSASNFQYWFGPAGFFQGTTTTGGIKGFSASSGVVVDTLSQFTCYEFLVRTVCQPGDTSSWSAPYQFCTPCSPISAPHSENWDALTSASKDLGCFSSIEDPSLNSSNFLGVTIQNSTFYNPISTPNYVEMDNSSATSAPLLLVSPPTTDMTAGDKRIVFYSRATFVGTPPHSLIVGTMADGNNAATFHGLDTIYPDGNAFTRYVVNLTTANGYNGTDQYFAIAHGQDATFYTILVDDVTYEQIPTCPEVSNLKTLQVDSMNAMVSWTPFSGSTGSFQIEYGTGAFGSSSNSRVVASNDTTTITGLTPGTNYCFWVREICAPGDTSIWIGSECFKTECLSISAPSHEDWDALATGLDLGCFNKYEDPSLTISAFQGVTIQTGTFNQPFSAPNVAELDNGNIVNDDLILISPRTNDLSASDKRIRFYARTTTTFQNPEIVVGSMSNPLDNSTFNALDTIPLQTGAMVEYIVNFNASNGYNGTDKYFAIAHGLTATFQTILIDDIFYEAIPSCIRPDSLDVTSITSNSASVSWTSANGGSSFEYEYGINPLGDPGNTRTTISTPAATLAGLTPGTGYCVWVREICSATDTSFWRGPFCFSTLCAPSNPAPYYTNFEGITIGVATGTPTGWENCWTQNTVTGSLHWESEDATGANENSTGTGPFYDATTPSVTGGTYMYLETSSTGGPAELISPPIDITGLANPEVEYWYHMFGATINRLVVYAEDNLGGRTAIDSLVGQQQTAQSDPFWQRNVSIANLTPGVYKFVFEGHIGSSFTGDISIDEFRVQVGASCPRPTFLVQTAKNLNDITIGWTANGTGTSWQIEYGPVGFTPGSGTLLTTSNNPETINSLTAATNYDVYVREICGAADTSAWTGPLVASTDICLASSKCWFVFDLKDTFGDGWNGGEVTIYQNGIEVGKMGSNFTTGTLYKDSIQLCDMFQTAVALTTAGGWPSEIGLEVFDPTGASVGSYIASGTTSQGDTLVSFLASCAGAPTPCAMPDSIWATSNVSCDGIEVDWNSNTGGSFIEYGPAGFTPGTGTFTGVVTAPYLISSLSPGTAYDIYVADTCGTSDTSSFNMVSTSTASGPLPVASFTIDSAIVGNSYEIYVDASASTDADTYEWNFGNGVTSSNAADTMVYLGNGGYTVTLVVSNACGSDTLTYHINVNIGIEENPLANSLSVYPNPANSMVNINFTAVSSADAVIRLVDAQGREVMNVQERAAGGEFKRELDVSQLASGIYMIEIQSGDLKAHRRLSVK; encoded by the coding sequence ATGAAAAGATTACTATTAACCCTCACTTTGGTGGGGTTATGGCAGTTGGGCTATGCCCAATGTCCGCCAAGCTCCCCCTTGGTGACGCCCTACACGGAGAATTTTGACTCCGAGACAGCGGGCTATCAAGCAACTTTCGGGAACTGCTACATCGGAACCCAAAGTTCAAACCCTCGCTGGGAGTATGAAACCAGCGGAACCGCCAACTCTACTGGCACAGGACCCCTCAATGATGTATCAGGATCAGGTTTGTATGCCTATCTGGAAACCTCAGGAGGAGCACAAGGTGACACGGCTGGTTTAATTACACCAGCAATCGACCTAGTTGGTTTAACCAATCCAGAGCTCCGTTTCATGTACCACATGTTCGGTGCAACTATTGGCCAATTGGATGTTTACGTTAATGACGGCACCGGTTGGACTTTAGAAAGCTCAATTGTTGGTCAGCAACAAACTGCAGAAGGCGATTGTTGGTTGCCTTCATCTGTAAGTTTAGCGAGCTATTTCGGCGACACTGTTCGCATTAAGTTTGTTGGTGAGCGTGGTAGTTCATTTACCGGTGACATTTCTATTGATGAAATTGAGGTAGATAACGAATTGAACTGTGCTATTCCTTTGAACTTAACTTGGGTAAGCAGCACTCCTACTACCGCTACCATTACCTTTGATGCAGTGGCTAATGCTACCTCAGGTTACAATATTTATGTTGGAGCTCCAGGATTTGATCCAGCAACAGTTACTCCAACAAATTACACCAGTAACAACATTACTTTAACCGGATTGGCTGCTGCTAGCAATTATGAAGTTTATGTAGAGTCAGATTGCGGTACTAATGGTGTAAGCGGAACTCTTTGTAAAGGTTTGTTATTCCAAACCACTTGTGTTCCATTCAACACTTTCTACAGCCGCGACTTTGACAGCGATGCAGCTGGTGACCCCGCTCAGTGCTGGGCTCAGTATTCTTCTTACAATCCTGCTAGCTCTTGGGCAGAGGTAGTTACCATTCCTACTTTCAACAGTCCCCAAGCCTATAGTGGCACCAATGTATTAGAGCTTTATAGCGCAAGTGGCGGCACCCCGGCAGACACTTTGATGGCTATAAGTCCCGAGTTTAGTGACATGACCAGCAATGCTCGTCAAATTAAGTTCCAGGTTGCTGCTCAAACAGGTACCAATACCTTAATGATTGGCACCACTAATTCACAAAACCCAGGTGCTCCAATTAGCTGGATTGATACTTTATCAAATCTGACCAGTTCCTGGCAATTGGTAATTCTTCCATTAAATGCCGCCACCGGATATAATGGAAGCGATAAGTATATAGTATTCCGTCATGGTCTGGAAAACACTTTCAGCGATGTTTATATTGATGACTTTGTATACGAAGCAATTCCTGCATGTCCTCAATTAACCAACATCAGCCAAACCAATGTTGGAATCACCACTACAACATTCAGCTATAATAGCAATGGAAACCCAGTTCAATACGAATGGGGTCCTGTAGGTTATACTCAAGGAACCGGTACGGTTGGTACTCTTCCCGCAGGAACCGGTACCATTAATGGTTTAAGCTCCGCTAGCTGCTACGATGTGTACTTGCGTACCGATTGTACCGGTGGTGGTAATGGAACTTCCATTTGGTCTGGCCCTTTCACAGTATGTACTCTTTGTACTACTCAATCTTTACCTTATTCTGAAAACTTCGATATTGGTTTAGGTTGTTTTGTAGTAACTGATGGTGGTAACACCACAGACACCTGGATTCACGCCACTTCATCCAATACTACCACTACCACAACTGGTACTGCACTGGATGCTTCTCCAGGTTGGATTGAAGCAGATTCAGATAATGCCGGTTCAGGTGCAATCACCATGGATGAAAATATCACCAGTGCTTATATCGATGCCGGAAGTATCACCGGAACCTTATACTTGGAATTTGACCAGTTCTATCAGCACCTAGGATCAAATGCTGAAGTAGAAATCTGGGATGGAAATGCCTGGGTAAATGTGCTTACTCAAAATTCAACTAATGTTGGTGCTTGGGGAAATCCAGATCATCAAAAGATTGACATTACTGCTTATGCCAATGACAGTCTTCAAGTACGTTTCGTATACAAAGACAATGGCGTTTGGGCCTGGTGGTGGGTAATCGACAACGTTCTTGTACAAGAAGAACTTTGTGCCCGTTCAACCAACTTCACCGCAGCCTTTGTAACTGCTGACTCAGTTGGTCTGGCTTGGACTCCAGGTGCAGGTAGCAACTTTGGCATCGAATATGGTCCTGCCGGATTCACCCCAGGTAGTGGTACTTTAACCAGTACTTCTAATTCTTCAATTACTATTACTGGTTTATCACCACAAACCAGCTACGACTTCTACTTAATCGATACCTGTTCTGGTAGTATTGCCAGTTTACCTGTATTCTTAAATGTAGCAACGGCTTGTGCTATCAGCACTCCTGCTGTATTGCCTTTAACCGAAGATTTCGAAAATTACAGTCAAGGTCCTACCTTCAATGGTACTACCGAGTACTTATGTAACCCTTCATACTACTGGTCCTTAAACCCATCCTCTGGTAATGGTCGCTTCCGCTTACAAGCTGGATCTACCTATTACAGAAGTGGTTTACAGGCCTTAACAGCGGATCACGATCCATTTGTTTCTACGCCTGAAACCAACAGTATGGTTATGACGGTAGATTTAAGCAATTACACTACCGCTAATGGTATTGAATTGAGCTTCTACTGGATGCGTCATACTACTACCTCTCGCCCTGGCAACAAGGTGTATGCTCGTGGTAGCGCCTCTGACCCTTGGGTTGAATTAGCCAGCTTGAACAACTCTTTAAGCGGTGGTTTCGATTCCATTATCGGAATGGACATTGTAGCTCCATTAGGTCTTGTAGGTCAAACCGTTAGTGCTACTACTCAGATTCGCTTCGACCAGGAAGGTCAAAACGGATCCAGCTTCAGCAATACCTGCTGCGATGGCTATACTTTAGAAGACATTACCCTTGAGGCAGTAGCTTGTCCATTGCCTGGTGGATTAAACGTGAGTGGTGTATTTGACACTACTGCTACCTTAAATTGGGCCGGTGCTTCATCAGCATCCAACTTCCAATACTGGTTTGGTCCTGCTGGATTCTTCCAGGGAACTACCACTACCGGTGGGATTAAAGGCTTTAGCGCAAGCTCAGGAGTTGTTGTAGACACATTAAGTCAATTTACTTGCTACGAATTCCTGGTACGTACAGTATGTCAGCCTGGTGATACTTCTTCTTGGAGTGCTCCTTACCAATTCTGTACTCCTTGTAGCCCAATTAGTGCTCCTCATTCTGAGAACTGGGATGCCCTTACCTCGGCTTCAAAGGACCTTGGATGTTTCAGCTCTATCGAAGATCCTAGCTTAAACAGCTCCAACTTCTTAGGGGTTACCATCCAAAATAGTACCTTCTACAATCCTATTTCTACACCCAACTATGTAGAAATGGATAACTCATCCGCTACTTCAGCTCCATTGCTTTTAGTATCTCCTCCAACTACCGACATGACTGCCGGTGATAAGCGAATTGTATTCTACAGTCGCGCTACTTTTGTGGGTACACCACCTCATAGTTTAATCGTAGGTACCATGGCAGATGGTAACAATGCTGCTACCTTCCATGGATTAGATACTATTTATCCGGATGGAAATGCATTTACTCGTTACGTAGTAAACTTAACGACCGCTAATGGGTATAATGGTACGGATCAATACTTTGCGATTGCGCACGGTCAGGATGCTACCTTCTACACCATCTTAGTTGATGATGTTACCTACGAGCAAATTCCTACCTGTCCTGAAGTAAGCAATCTCAAGACCTTACAGGTGGATAGCATGAATGCTATGGTAAGCTGGACTCCTTTCAGCGGAAGTACAGGAAGCTTCCAGATTGAATATGGAACCGGAGCCTTCGGCTCATCTAGTAACAGCCGTGTGGTTGCTTCTAATGATACTACTACCATTACGGGTTTAACTCCAGGTACTAACTACTGTTTCTGGGTTCGCGAAATCTGTGCTCCTGGTGATACCAGTATCTGGATAGGCTCTGAATGCTTCAAAACGGAATGTTTAAGTATTTCTGCTCCTTCACATGAAGATTGGGATGCTTTGGCTACCGGATTAGATTTAGGATGTTTTAATAAATACGAAGATCCTAGTTTGACCATAAGTGCTTTCCAGGGAGTTACCATTCAAACCGGTACCTTCAACCAGCCATTCTCTGCTCCTAATGTAGCTGAGTTGGATAATGGTAACATCGTGAATGATGATCTGATCTTGATCTCACCTCGCACCAATGACCTAAGTGCTTCGGATAAACGGATCCGTTTCTATGCCCGTACCACTACCACCTTCCAGAATCCTGAAATCGTAGTAGGCTCTATGAGCAATCCATTAGATAATAGCACTTTCAACGCTCTGGATACCATTCCATTGCAAACCGGTGCTATGGTAGAGTACATTGTTAACTTTAATGCTAGCAATGGTTACAATGGTACTGATAAGTACTTTGCGATTGCCCACGGCTTAACTGCTACTTTCCAAACTATTCTTATCGATGATATCTTCTACGAAGCAATTCCAAGTTGTATTCGTCCTGATAGTCTGGATGTTACCAGCATCACCTCGAACAGCGCCAGTGTAAGCTGGACTAGTGCGAATGGTGGTTCTAGCTTTGAGTACGAATACGGAATCAATCCATTGGGCGATCCAGGTAACACGCGTACCACAATTTCTACCCCGGCCGCCACTTTAGCTGGCCTTACTCCTGGAACCGGATACTGTGTTTGGGTGCGTGAAATTTGCTCGGCCACCGATACCAGTTTCTGGAGAGGACCATTCTGCTTCAGCACACTTTGTGCTCCTAGTAACCCTGCTCCTTACTATACCAATTTCGAAGGTATTACCATCGGTGTTGCAACTGGTACTCCTACAGGATGGGAAAACTGTTGGACACAAAACACAGTTACTGGTTCCCTGCATTGGGAATCAGAAGATGCCACTGGTGCAAACGAGAACAGTACTGGTACTGGTCCATTCTATGATGCTACTACTCCCAGTGTTACTGGTGGTACTTATATGTACTTAGAAACTTCATCTACTGGTGGTCCTGCAGAGTTAATCTCTCCCCCCATCGACATTACAGGCTTAGCTAATCCTGAAGTTGAATATTGGTACCACATGTTCGGAGCAACTATTAACCGTTTAGTAGTTTATGCTGAGGATAACCTTGGTGGTCGTACAGCTATTGACAGCTTAGTTGGTCAACAACAAACTGCGCAGTCTGATCCTTTCTGGCAACGGAATGTGAGTATTGCTAACCTGACTCCAGGTGTATACAAATTCGTATTCGAAGGACATATCGGTTCATCATTTACCGGTGATATTTCTATCGACGAATTCCGTGTACAAGTTGGAGCAAGCTGTCCTCGTCCTACATTCTTAGTACAAACTGCTAAGAACTTAAATGATATCACAATTGGTTGGACTGCTAATGGTACTGGTACCAGCTGGCAAATTGAATACGGTCCGGTTGGATTTACTCCTGGAAGCGGAACTTTATTGACTACTTCCAACAATCCTGAAACCATCAACAGCCTTACCGCAGCTACTAATTATGATGTATATGTACGTGAGATTTGTGGTGCAGCAGATACCTCAGCTTGGACTGGTCCTTTAGTGGCTAGCACTGATATCTGTTTAGCCAGCAGCAAATGTTGGTTCGTATTCGATCTTAAAGACACCTTCGGTGACGGATGGAATGGTGGCGAAGTAACCATTTACCAAAACGGTATCGAAGTAGGTAAGATGGGATCCAACTTTACCACTGGTACTTTATACAAAGACTCTATCCAATTATGTGACATGTTCCAAACTGCTGTAGCTCTTACTACCGCTGGTGGATGGCCAAGTGAAATTGGATTAGAAGTATTTGATCCTACCGGAGCAAGTGTTGGCAGTTATATTGCCAGTGGCACAACTTCACAAGGTGATACTCTGGTAAGCTTCTTAGCAAGCTGTGCTGGTGCTCCTACTCCTTGTGCCATGCCAGATTCTATCTGGGCAACTTCCAATGTAAGTTGTGATGGTATTGAAGTAGACTGGAACAGCAATACTGGTGGTTCATTTATTGAATACGGTCCAGCTGGATTTACCCCTGGAACTGGTACTTTCACCGGTGTGGTAACCGCTCCATACCTGATCTCAAGCTTGAGCCCAGGTACAGCTTACGACATCTATGTTGCTGATACTTGTGGAACCAGCGATACTTCAAGCTTCAATATGGTAAGCACTTCTACTGCCTCTGGTCCATTACCAGTAGCTAGCTTCACTATTGACAGCGCGATTGTAGGTAACTCTTATGAGATCTATGTAGATGCCTCTGCTTCTACTGATGCTGATACTTATGAGTGGAACTTCGGTAATGGTGTTACTTCCAGCAATGCTGCTGATACCATGGTATACTTAGGAAATGGTGGTTATACCGTAACCTTAGTAGTAAGCAATGCTTGTGGTAGCGATACCCTTACTTATCATATCAATGTGAATATTGGTATCGAAGAGAATCCTTTAGCCAATAGCTTAAGTGTTTATCCTAACCCTGCTAACTCTATGGTGAACATCAACTTCACCGCTGTAAGCAGTGCCGATGCAGTAATTCGTTTAGTGGACGCTCAAGGCCGCGAGGTTATGAATGTTCAGGAACGTGCTGCCGGAGGAGAATTTAAGCGTGAACTGGATGTAAGCCAGCTCGCTTCAGGAATCTATATGATCGAAATTCAATCCGGAGATCTGAAAGCACACCGTAGATTAAGTGTGAAATAA
- a CDS encoding T9SS type A sorting domain-containing protein, with translation MRTFISCLLLIFLQFQMSAQLRFSFEQQINTKVYHGTDTVPNPWAGGLNYPIFNNLDFNFDGLTDLLVFDRSGKRLLPMMWELVNGDNVLRYHPEYIKHFPFPRGEGAFILLRDYNCDGLNDIFYSDGSFIYVYENTSSNGQLSFSIANNGQHLDTDYLASGVSKLYISRADMPDINDVDGDGDLDILTFGNGGVQVEFHENTSPCGLNFVQTGNCWGLFKEGGIYRSVILNHCTGGNKRSLGSGSGKVLHTGSAMLSWDLDNDNVVDLLLSNVSYNNLSALSNGGTLDSSAMVAQDTMYPPSHPVDLFNFPASFRAETGTDGVDDLVLSSFSSATSGSPDMSSNHRGIWHYKNTGTNTQPNFVFTEDNYLQGDMVDPGAASTPRLVDLNGDSLMDLVLSVGNRFMQPGFSNSQLYYYENTGTAQQAEFTLIDTNFADILSLNLGTEIVPAFGDLDGDGDQDLIVGANSGYFHYLKNTGSASSPSFTIDTYIITNTDVGANAAPYLFDLDDDGDLDLFVGNQQGHIYWFDNSSASTPNFSQKSSFFGAVNVSAQNLSGNAVPVFYRDSTGTTSLFVGSRSLGVVQFDEVDTVSQLPSSISDTIGNASKQSLNNNESPFGISKRSGRNQFLILASELQAKGYLNGYIESIGFNIVDKGGSVLTNGFTVKMKNTSATSLNAFEDNFPYPYPLENYIYNFGNGWNTIPLQYPHAWDGQSNLLIEVCFSGNFPASNIHVSMTDEGFNCHAYGDITGFNTQSANGCAMPYLQTIQKRPDIRLSLTPALIPVPAAQHHDLYIGERTTADFADLNGDGYLDAVVGNLSGGLSLFYGNEYTFSTPEISKESSFVSIYPNPNNGAFQIDLAADVLAEYSNLRIFNTQGQQVFSQEISSDTEIRLNKNLTDGLYIGIIEGPSDRKTFRFILKH, from the coding sequence ATGCGCACCTTTATCTCCTGTTTACTACTCATTTTTCTTCAATTTCAAATGAGTGCTCAGCTTCGCTTTTCCTTTGAGCAACAGATCAATACCAAAGTTTACCATGGTACTGATACCGTACCTAACCCTTGGGCAGGTGGATTAAATTATCCAATTTTCAACAATTTGGATTTTAACTTCGATGGACTCACTGATCTTTTAGTTTTCGATCGAAGTGGAAAAAGACTTTTACCCATGATGTGGGAGCTGGTAAACGGAGATAATGTTTTGCGCTATCATCCTGAGTATATAAAACACTTCCCCTTTCCTCGAGGTGAAGGGGCCTTTATTTTACTGCGCGATTACAATTGCGATGGCCTAAACGACATCTTTTATTCCGATGGTTCCTTTATATATGTATATGAGAACACCAGTTCCAATGGTCAACTGAGCTTTAGCATCGCCAACAATGGTCAACATTTAGACACGGATTATTTAGCCTCTGGAGTTTCCAAGCTCTATATCTCACGCGCCGACATGCCCGACATAAATGATGTGGATGGCGATGGAGACCTCGATATTTTAACTTTTGGCAATGGCGGCGTTCAAGTAGAATTTCATGAAAACACCAGTCCTTGCGGACTTAATTTTGTTCAAACCGGTAATTGCTGGGGTTTATTTAAGGAAGGGGGCATTTATCGTTCTGTCATCTTAAATCACTGCACCGGTGGCAATAAAAGAAGTTTAGGCTCCGGATCTGGTAAAGTTTTGCATACCGGTAGCGCCATGCTTAGCTGGGATTTGGATAATGACAATGTTGTTGATTTACTGCTATCCAATGTTTCGTACAACAACCTATCTGCTTTAAGCAATGGTGGTACGCTCGATTCATCAGCCATGGTGGCTCAAGACACCATGTATCCACCATCACATCCTGTTGACCTATTTAATTTCCCGGCTTCTTTTAGAGCCGAAACCGGAACCGATGGTGTGGATGATTTAGTATTGAGTAGCTTTAGTTCAGCTACTAGCGGCAGTCCGGATATGTCCTCAAATCATAGAGGGATATGGCATTATAAAAATACCGGCACCAATACACAACCCAATTTTGTTTTCACAGAAGATAATTATCTGCAAGGCGATATGGTAGACCCCGGCGCTGCTTCAACACCTCGCTTGGTGGATTTAAATGGGGATAGTTTAATGGATTTAGTCTTGAGTGTTGGTAACCGCTTCATGCAACCCGGCTTTTCGAACTCCCAACTTTATTACTATGAAAACACTGGTACGGCCCAGCAAGCTGAATTTACCCTGATCGACACAAATTTCGCAGATATTCTTTCCCTCAATTTAGGAACTGAAATTGTTCCTGCCTTTGGCGATTTGGATGGAGATGGAGATCAAGACTTGATTGTTGGTGCTAACAGTGGCTATTTCCATTATTTAAAAAATACTGGCTCTGCTAGTTCACCATCTTTTACCATAGATACATATATCATCACCAATACAGATGTTGGTGCTAATGCTGCACCTTATTTATTTGATCTGGATGATGATGGTGACTTAGACCTCTTTGTAGGAAACCAACAAGGACATATTTATTGGTTTGATAATAGCTCAGCCAGTACGCCTAATTTCAGTCAAAAATCAAGCTTCTTTGGAGCGGTAAATGTTTCTGCTCAAAACCTGTCGGGAAATGCCGTTCCCGTTTTTTATAGAGACAGCACTGGCACTACTTCCTTATTTGTAGGATCTAGAAGTTTGGGTGTGGTGCAGTTTGATGAAGTAGATACTGTTTCTCAATTACCCAGCTCAATTAGTGATACAATTGGAAATGCTAGCAAGCAAAGCCTGAATAATAATGAAAGCCCATTCGGCATAAGCAAGCGCAGTGGCCGAAATCAATTCTTAATTCTTGCCTCCGAACTGCAAGCCAAAGGTTACCTCAATGGATATATTGAAAGCATTGGCTTTAACATTGTTGACAAAGGCGGTTCTGTTCTAACCAATGGTTTTACGGTGAAGATGAAAAACACCAGCGCTACCAGTTTAAACGCCTTTGAAGACAATTTCCCTTATCCTTATCCTTTAGAAAATTACATCTACAATTTCGGTAATGGCTGGAATACTATCCCCTTACAATATCCACATGCCTGGGATGGACAATCTAATTTGCTAATTGAAGTTTGCTTTAGCGGAAACTTCCCAGCCAGCAATATTCATGTTTCGATGACAGACGAAGGCTTTAATTGCCATGCCTACGGGGACATCACCGGATTTAACACACAGTCGGCAAATGGTTGTGCAATGCCATATTTACAGACTATTCAAAAGCGCCCGGATATTCGTCTGAGCCTCACCCCTGCTTTGATTCCGGTTCCGGCTGCTCAGCACCATGACTTGTATATTGGGGAACGTACCACTGCCGACTTTGCCGATCTTAATGGTGATGGTTATCTGGATGCAGTAGTAGGAAATTTAAGCGGAGGATTGAGTTTATTCTATGGAAATGAATACACTTTTTCCACACCCGAAATCTCCAAGGAATCAAGCTTTGTAAGCATTTATCCCAACCCCAATAATGGCGCCTTTCAAATTGACTTAGCAGCGGATGTCCTTGCTGAGTATTCAAATCTCCGCATCTTCAATACTCAAGGGCAACAAGTTTTTAGTCAGGAAATTAGCTCCGACACTGAAATCAGATTAAATAAAAATCTGACCGATGGATTGTACATCGGTATAATTGAAGGCCCAAGTGATCGGAAGACTTTCAGGTTTATCCTCAAACATTAG